One genomic segment of Amycolatopsis granulosa includes these proteins:
- a CDS encoding DUF4118 domain-containing protein: MDVEKEPPRRGELRIYLGAAPGVGKTYAMLGEARRRLERGTDVVAGLVETHGRARTAALLDGIETVPRRRITHRGRDFGELDVDAVLARAPEVAVVDELAHTNVPGSRNEKRWQDVEELLAAGIDVLSTVNVQHLESLGDVVERITGVAQQETVPDEVVRRAEQVELIDITPEALRRRLAHGNVYPAERIDAALGNYFRTGNLTALRELALLWVADQVDVALQRYRAEQRITDTWETRERVVVAITGGPESETLVRRGSRIATRAGADLLVLHVLRGDGLSPVGHVETGRYRKLAEQLGGTFHTVVGEDVPTALLEFARGVNATQLVLGTSRRSRVARLFDEGIGATVVQRSGQIDVHMVTHAEAGGRLRSWLGRRSPLAPSRLLIGWVLAFLAPALATVTGMALRRDLDFSTDVVDYFLAAVVVALVGGLGPALVAALLAAGLLNFFFTEPLYTLTVHGQSNVITLVAMVLVGVLVALVVDRAARRATQAAQARTEASLLASYARTVLTHAEPLRRLLAKVRENFGMECVVLLEKRDGRWQVVEHAGVNPCGKPDEADVDIPVTADVHLTLRGRALPAADRRALEAAAGQALLALRQQRMAAAQAEAERQAEATQLRTALLSALGHDLRTPLTSIKAAVGSLRARDIDLSPEDTEELLEAAEESTDRLTRLVNNLLDSSRLAAGAVRTHLRPVGYDEVVAHALSNVDGSAAVVVEVDERLPAVLADPGLLERVIANVLDNALRHGAGPVAVRGSAYGEWVELRIVDHGRGLGKGAADAAFAPFQRLGDRDATPGVGLGLSVAKGFTEAMGGAIRAEDTPGGGLTVVVALKACQAPDVVPVTLKEVAP, from the coding sequence GTGGACGTCGAGAAGGAGCCGCCGCGCCGGGGGGAGCTGCGCATCTACCTCGGCGCGGCGCCCGGGGTGGGCAAGACCTACGCCATGCTGGGCGAGGCGCGGCGCCGCCTGGAACGTGGCACCGACGTGGTCGCCGGCCTGGTCGAGACGCACGGCCGGGCCAGGACCGCGGCGCTGCTCGACGGCATCGAGACGGTGCCGCGGCGGCGGATCACCCACCGCGGCCGCGACTTCGGCGAGCTCGACGTGGACGCGGTGCTCGCCCGCGCCCCCGAGGTGGCCGTCGTCGACGAGCTCGCGCACACCAACGTGCCCGGGTCGCGCAACGAGAAGCGCTGGCAGGACGTCGAGGAGCTGCTGGCGGCCGGCATCGACGTGCTGTCCACGGTCAACGTGCAGCACCTGGAGAGCCTCGGCGACGTGGTCGAGCGCATCACCGGCGTCGCGCAGCAGGAGACCGTGCCCGACGAGGTGGTGCGCCGGGCCGAGCAGGTCGAGCTGATCGACATCACGCCCGAGGCACTGCGGCGGCGGCTCGCGCACGGCAACGTCTACCCGGCCGAGCGGATCGACGCCGCGCTCGGCAACTACTTCCGCACCGGCAACCTCACCGCACTGCGCGAGCTGGCGTTGCTGTGGGTGGCCGACCAGGTCGACGTGGCGCTCCAGCGGTACCGGGCCGAGCAGCGGATCACCGACACCTGGGAGACCCGTGAGCGGGTGGTCGTCGCCATCACCGGCGGGCCGGAGAGCGAGACGCTCGTCCGGCGCGGCAGCCGCATCGCCACCCGCGCCGGGGCGGACCTGCTGGTGCTGCACGTCCTGCGCGGCGACGGGCTGTCCCCGGTCGGGCACGTCGAGACCGGCCGGTACCGCAAGCTCGCCGAGCAGCTGGGCGGCACGTTCCACACGGTCGTCGGGGAGGACGTCCCGACCGCCCTGCTGGAATTCGCCCGCGGCGTCAACGCGACCCAGCTCGTGCTGGGCACGTCCCGGCGCTCGCGGGTCGCGCGGCTGTTCGACGAGGGCATCGGCGCCACGGTCGTGCAGCGGTCCGGGCAGATCGACGTGCACATGGTCACCCACGCCGAGGCCGGCGGGCGGCTCCGCTCGTGGCTGGGGCGGCGCAGCCCGCTGGCGCCGTCGCGGCTGCTGATCGGCTGGGTGCTCGCGTTCCTCGCACCGGCCCTGGCCACGGTGACCGGGATGGCGCTGCGACGCGACCTGGACTTCTCCACCGACGTGGTCGACTACTTCCTCGCCGCGGTCGTGGTCGCGCTGGTCGGCGGGCTGGGACCGGCTCTGGTCGCGGCGCTGCTGGCGGCCGGGTTGCTCAACTTCTTCTTCACCGAGCCGCTCTACACCCTGACGGTGCACGGGCAGAGCAACGTGATCACGCTGGTCGCGATGGTGCTGGTCGGGGTGCTGGTCGCGCTGGTCGTGGACCGGGCCGCACGGCGTGCCACCCAGGCGGCGCAGGCACGGACCGAGGCGTCGCTGCTGGCGTCGTACGCGCGCACGGTGCTGACCCACGCCGAGCCGCTGCGGCGGTTGCTCGCGAAGGTGCGCGAGAACTTCGGCATGGAGTGCGTGGTGCTGCTGGAGAAGCGGGACGGCCGGTGGCAGGTGGTCGAGCACGCCGGGGTCAACCCGTGCGGCAAGCCGGACGAGGCCGATGTGGACATCCCGGTGACCGCGGACGTGCACCTGACGCTGCGGGGGCGGGCGTTGCCGGCGGCGGACCGGCGGGCGCTGGAGGCGGCGGCCGGGCAGGCGCTGCTCGCGTTGCGGCAGCAGCGGATGGCCGCGGCGCAGGCCGAGGCGGAGCGGCAGGCCGAGGCGACGCAATTGCGCACGGCGTTGCTGTCCGCGCTCGGGCACGACCTGCGCACTCCGCTGACGTCGATCAAGGCGGCGGTCGGAAGCCTGCGGGCGCGCGACATCGACCTGTCGCCGGAGGACACCGAGGAGCTGCTGGAGGCCGCGGAGGAGTCCACCGACCGGCTGACGCGGCTGGTGAACAACCTGCTCGACTCGTCCCGGCTGGCGGCCGGTGCGGTGCGCACCCACCTGCGGCCCGTGGGCTACGACGAGGTGGTGGCGCACGCGCTGTCGAATGTGGACGGTTCGGCGGCAGTGGTCGTCGAGGTGGACGAGCGGCTGCCCGCGGTACTGGCCGATCCCGGTCTGCTGGAGCGGGTGATCGCGAACGTGCTGGACAACGCGTTGCGGCACGGCGCCGGGCCGGTGGCGGTGCGCGGCTCGGCCTACGGGGAGTGGGTCGAGCTGCGGATCGTCGACCACGGGCGGGGCCTGGGCAAGGGCGCGGCGGACGCGGCGTTCGCGCCGTTCCAGCGGTTGGGCGACCGGGACGCCACGCCGGGGGTCGGGCTCGGGTTGTCCGTCGCGAAAGGATTCACCGAGGCGATGGGCGGCGCCATCCGCGCGGAGGACACCCCGGGTGGTGGACTGACGGTGGTCGTGGCGCTCAAGGCGTGCCAGGCTCCGGACGTGGTGCCGGTGACGCTGAAGGAGGTGGCTCCGTGA
- a CDS encoding acylphosphatase — MTGENDAVRLTAWVAGRVQGVGFRWWTRCRALELGLVGSARNLGDGRVRVVAEGARSHCEQLLGLLRSEASPGRVDQVVEHWSPAAGGLDGFVEE, encoded by the coding sequence GTGACGGGTGAAAACGACGCGGTCCGGCTCACGGCGTGGGTCGCCGGCCGGGTGCAGGGAGTGGGTTTCCGCTGGTGGACCCGGTGCCGGGCGCTCGAGCTCGGTCTGGTCGGCAGTGCCCGCAACCTCGGCGACGGCCGTGTCCGGGTCGTGGCGGAGGGTGCTCGAAGCCACTGTGAGCAGCTGCTCGGCCTCCTCCGGTCCGAGGCGTCACCCGGTCGTGTGGATCAGGTCGTCGAACATTGGTCACCCGCGGCGGGCGGGTTGGACGGTTTCGTGGAGGAGTGA
- a CDS encoding potassium-transporting ATPase subunit C, protein MITNLVKQAGTGLRVLLVFTVLLGVGYPLGVWAVSRLPGLHDHAEGSLVTVDGRVAGSALIGIDPVPADPAHDPYFHTRPSAAGGPAVSGGSNKGGFDPALVAAIDQRRAAVAQREGVAPDAVPADAVTASGSGLDPAISTAYAQLQVPRVARNTGLSEERVRRLVEDNTTGHGIGIPGVNVLELNLAVQRAGAH, encoded by the coding sequence ATGATCACGAATCTGGTGAAGCAGGCCGGCACGGGCCTGCGCGTCCTGCTGGTGTTCACGGTCCTGCTGGGGGTGGGTTATCCCCTCGGCGTGTGGGCGGTGTCCCGCCTCCCCGGCCTGCACGACCACGCCGAAGGGTCGCTGGTGACGGTGGACGGCCGGGTCGCGGGATCCGCGCTGATCGGGATCGATCCGGTGCCCGCCGACCCGGCGCACGACCCGTACTTCCACACCCGGCCGTCCGCGGCCGGTGGTCCGGCGGTGTCCGGCGGGTCGAACAAGGGTGGGTTCGACCCCGCGCTGGTCGCCGCGATCGATCAGCGCAGGGCGGCCGTCGCGCAGCGCGAGGGCGTCGCGCCGGACGCGGTACCGGCCGACGCGGTCACCGCCTCGGGCTCCGGCCTGGACCCGGCGATCAGCACCGCCTACGCGCAGCTGCAGGTGCCGCGTGTCGCACGCAACACCGGGCTGAGCGAGGAGCGGGTGCGGCGGCTGGTCGAGGACAACACCACTGGTCACGGCATCGGCATCCCCGGGGTGAACGTGCTCGAACTCAACCTCGCGGTCCAGCGGGCAGGAGCACACTGA
- a CDS encoding response regulator — protein MTEQTGTVLVVDDEPQIVRALRINLTARGYQVVTAHDGAAALRAVAETKPDVVVLDLGLPDIDGTDVISGLRGWTTVPIIVLSARGESPDKVKALDLGADDYVTKPFGMDELLARLRAALRRSAAPASEGEAVVETGSFTLDLLAKKVHRDGVEVHLTKTEWGVLELLVRNRGRLVAQKQLLREVWGPGYENESHYLRVYLAQLRRKLEREPSRPRHLITEPGMGYRFEA, from the coding sequence GTGACCGAGCAGACCGGCACGGTCCTGGTCGTCGACGACGAGCCGCAGATCGTGCGCGCGCTGCGGATCAACCTGACCGCGCGCGGGTACCAGGTGGTGACGGCGCACGACGGCGCGGCCGCGCTGCGGGCGGTGGCCGAGACGAAGCCGGATGTCGTGGTGCTGGACCTGGGGTTGCCGGACATCGACGGCACCGACGTGATCAGCGGCCTGCGTGGCTGGACCACGGTGCCGATCATCGTGCTGTCCGCGCGCGGCGAGTCGCCGGACAAGGTGAAGGCGCTGGACCTCGGCGCGGACGACTATGTGACGAAACCGTTCGGGATGGACGAGCTGCTGGCCCGGCTGCGGGCCGCGTTGCGACGGTCGGCGGCTCCGGCGTCCGAGGGCGAGGCGGTGGTCGAGACCGGGTCGTTCACGCTCGACCTGCTGGCGAAGAAGGTGCACCGGGACGGTGTCGAGGTGCACCTGACGAAGACGGAGTGGGGCGTGCTGGAGCTGCTGGTACGCAACCGCGGCCGGCTGGTGGCCCAGAAGCAGCTGCTGCGCGAGGTGTGGGGTCCCGGGTACGAGAACGAATCGCACTACCTGCGCGTGTACCTGGCGCAGCTGCGGCGCAAACTCGAGCGCGAACCGTCGCGGCCGCGGCACCTGATCACGGAACCGGGCATGGGTTACCGCTTCGAAGCCTGA
- the smc gene encoding chromosome segregation protein SMC: MHLKSLTLKGFKSFASATTLRFEPGITCVVGPNGSGKSNVLDALRWVMGTQGAKDLRGGKMEDVIFAGTSGRAPLGRAEVTLTIDNADGALPIEYSEVSITRRMFRDGASEYEINGSSCRLLDIQELLSDSGIGREMHVIVGQGQLSQILESKPEERRAFIEEAAGVLKHRKRKEKALRKLTAMQANLDRLNDLTAELRRQLKPLGKQAEIARKAQTVQAELRDARLRLLADDLVTQRAAIAREEADENAARARRAEVEQALELAGAEEAQLEAMLAEDAPRLNAAQDTWFKLSALAERLRGTVRLAVERQRHLSADVESSTGGRDPEELLAEAEQVAEREAELNEAVMMARETLAEAVLRREELEHEVQAAEKAHMAAVRAIADRREGLAKLTGQVEALRSKNSATSDEIDRLTAAIDEAAARAEIAVEELEEARAEGGAEESDDAGLQDRHDRVVQANQAAKARVEELVKAERQAEREIASERARVDALSMGLRRKDGAGELLGAGDRLPGLLGSVAALLSVEPGYEVALAAALGPVADAVAVQGGEEAIAALKFLKDNDSGRAGVLLGGAPYPADTASWPSLPDGARWARDVVIAPEVLRPAVARALDRIAVVDTLDTARRLVTAHPEVSAVTAEGDVFGSHWAVGGSGRSESVIEVQAAVDEARERLAAAERRLEQTAAELEGARAEQQARRDEVGQAKEALSEAKVRKARSSERLNRLQQAARSAEAEVTRLRDQRAKVEASREQALASLAELEERLAAVAEQPVDEDPDTSARDEAAERLAAVRQEEVESRLALRTSEERARGIAGRAESLRRAAHAERAARERAEKARAARARGAAIAAAVVDAGELALERIELSVQRAAAERDEAQVVRQQREAALTQVRNRVRELTHELEKLTDAVHRDEVLRAEQRLRLEQLETKIADDFGIGLDDLVAEYGPDVPVPPSAQEMAEYEEAKALGEQVSAPPSIPYDRSTQERRAKRAERDLSLLGKVNPLALEEFAALEERYKFLSTQLEDLKATRKDLLTVIKEVDDKILEVFASAYHDVAREFETVFSVLFPGGEGRMVLTEPDDMLATGVDVEARPPGKKVKRLSLLSGGEKSLVAVAMLVAIFRARPSPFYVMDEVEAALDDTNMRRLIGLLEQLRESSQLIIITHQKPTMEIADALYGVSMQGDGITKVISQRLRQEA, encoded by the coding sequence GTGCATCTCAAGAGCTTGACGCTGAAGGGCTTCAAGTCCTTCGCCTCGGCTACCACCCTGCGGTTCGAGCCGGGCATCACCTGTGTCGTCGGCCCGAACGGGTCGGGGAAGTCGAACGTGCTCGACGCGCTGCGCTGGGTGATGGGCACGCAGGGTGCGAAGGACCTGCGCGGCGGCAAGATGGAGGACGTCATCTTCGCCGGCACCTCCGGCCGCGCCCCGCTGGGCCGCGCCGAGGTCACGCTGACCATCGACAACGCCGACGGTGCCCTGCCGATCGAGTACAGCGAGGTCTCGATCACCCGCCGGATGTTCCGCGACGGCGCCAGCGAGTACGAGATCAACGGCAGCTCGTGCCGGCTGCTGGACATCCAGGAGCTGCTGTCGGACTCCGGCATCGGCCGCGAGATGCACGTCATCGTCGGGCAGGGCCAGCTGTCGCAGATCCTCGAGTCGAAGCCGGAGGAGCGCCGCGCCTTCATCGAGGAGGCCGCGGGTGTGCTCAAGCACCGCAAGCGCAAGGAAAAGGCGCTGCGCAAGCTCACCGCGATGCAGGCGAACCTGGACCGGCTCAACGATCTGACCGCCGAACTGCGCCGTCAGCTCAAGCCGCTGGGCAAGCAGGCCGAGATCGCCCGCAAGGCGCAGACCGTGCAGGCCGAGCTGCGGGACGCGCGGCTGCGCCTGCTGGCCGACGACCTGGTCACCCAGCGCGCGGCGATCGCGCGGGAGGAAGCGGACGAGAACGCCGCCCGCGCCCGGCGCGCCGAGGTCGAGCAGGCGCTGGAGCTCGCCGGCGCCGAGGAGGCCCAGCTCGAGGCCATGCTCGCCGAGGACGCGCCGCGCCTGAACGCCGCCCAGGACACCTGGTTCAAGCTGTCCGCGCTGGCGGAGCGGTTGCGCGGCACCGTGCGGCTGGCCGTCGAGCGGCAGCGGCACCTGTCCGCCGATGTCGAGTCCTCCACCGGCGGCCGCGATCCCGAAGAACTGCTGGCCGAGGCCGAGCAGGTCGCCGAACGCGAGGCGGAGCTCAACGAGGCCGTCATGATGGCCAGGGAGACCCTCGCCGAGGCCGTGCTACGCCGCGAGGAGCTGGAGCACGAGGTCCAGGCCGCGGAGAAGGCCCACATGGCCGCGGTCCGCGCGATCGCCGACCGGCGGGAGGGCCTGGCGAAGCTGACCGGCCAGGTCGAGGCGTTGCGCAGCAAGAACAGTGCCACCTCCGACGAGATCGACCGGCTGACCGCGGCCATCGACGAGGCCGCCGCGCGCGCCGAGATCGCCGTCGAGGAGCTGGAGGAGGCCCGCGCCGAGGGCGGGGCCGAGGAGTCCGACGACGCCGGCCTGCAGGACCGCCACGACCGCGTGGTGCAGGCCAACCAGGCCGCGAAGGCCCGGGTGGAAGAGCTCGTCAAGGCGGAGCGGCAGGCCGAGCGCGAGATCGCGTCGGAAAGGGCGCGGGTGGACGCGCTGTCGATGGGCCTGCGGCGCAAGGACGGCGCGGGCGAGCTGCTCGGCGCGGGCGACCGGCTGCCGGGGCTGCTCGGGTCGGTCGCGGCGCTGCTGTCCGTCGAGCCGGGCTACGAGGTGGCGCTCGCCGCGGCGCTCGGACCGGTCGCCGACGCGGTCGCCGTCCAGGGCGGCGAGGAGGCTATCGCCGCGCTGAAGTTCTTGAAGGACAACGACTCCGGCCGCGCGGGCGTGCTGCTCGGCGGCGCCCCGTACCCGGCGGACACCGCGTCCTGGCCGTCGCTGCCGGACGGCGCGCGCTGGGCGCGCGACGTCGTCATCGCGCCGGAGGTGCTGCGCCCGGCCGTGGCGCGCGCGCTGGACCGGATCGCCGTGGTGGACACGCTCGACACCGCGCGGCGGCTGGTCACGGCGCACCCCGAGGTGAGCGCGGTGACCGCCGAGGGTGACGTGTTCGGCTCGCACTGGGCCGTCGGTGGTTCGGGCCGCAGCGAAAGCGTCATCGAGGTGCAAGCCGCGGTCGACGAGGCGCGGGAACGGCTGGCGGCCGCGGAACGGCGCCTGGAACAGACCGCCGCGGAGCTGGAGGGCGCCCGCGCCGAGCAGCAGGCCCGCCGCGACGAGGTGGGCCAGGCCAAGGAAGCGCTGTCCGAGGCGAAGGTCCGGAAGGCCCGGTCGTCGGAACGGCTGAACCGGCTGCAGCAGGCGGCGCGGTCGGCCGAGGCCGAGGTGACCCGGTTGCGGGACCAGCGCGCGAAGGTCGAGGCCAGCCGCGAGCAGGCGCTGGCCAGCCTGGCCGAGCTGGAGGAGCGGCTGGCGGCGGTGGCCGAACAGCCGGTGGACGAGGACCCGGACACCAGCGCGCGCGACGAGGCCGCCGAACGGCTCGCCGCGGTGCGGCAGGAGGAGGTCGAGTCGCGGCTGGCGCTGCGGACGTCGGAAGAGCGGGCGCGCGGCATCGCCGGCCGGGCCGAATCGCTGCGCCGGGCCGCGCACGCCGAGCGGGCGGCACGGGAGCGGGCGGAGAAGGCCCGCGCAGCCCGGGCACGCGGTGCGGCGATCGCGGCCGCCGTGGTCGACGCCGGTGAGCTGGCCCTGGAGCGGATCGAGCTGTCCGTGCAGCGGGCCGCGGCCGAGCGCGACGAGGCCCAGGTGGTGCGGCAGCAGCGCGAGGCGGCGCTCACCCAGGTGCGCAACCGGGTTCGCGAGCTGACCCACGAGCTGGAGAAGCTGACCGACGCGGTGCACCGGGACGAGGTGCTGCGCGCCGAGCAGCGGCTGCGCCTGGAGCAGCTGGAGACGAAGATCGCCGACGACTTCGGCATCGGCCTGGACGACCTGGTCGCCGAGTACGGCCCGGACGTGCCGGTGCCGCCGAGCGCGCAGGAGATGGCCGAGTACGAGGAGGCCAAGGCGCTCGGCGAGCAGGTCAGCGCGCCGCCGTCGATCCCCTACGACCGGAGCACCCAGGAGCGGCGCGCGAAGCGGGCCGAGCGGGACCTGTCCCTGCTGGGCAAGGTGAACCCGCTGGCACTGGAGGAGTTCGCCGCGCTGGAGGAACGGTACAAGTTCCTGTCCACCCAGCTGGAGGACCTGAAGGCGACGCGCAAGGACCTCCTGACGGTCATCAAGGAGGTGGACGACAAGATCCTGGAGGTCTTCGCGTCCGCCTACCACGATGTGGCGCGCGAGTTCGAGACGGTGTTCTCGGTGCTGTTCCCCGGCGGCGAGGGCCGCATGGTGCTGACCGAGCCGGACGACATGCTGGCCACCGGTGTCGACGTCGAGGCGCGGCCGCCGGGCAAGAAGGTCAAGCGCCTGTCGCTGCTCTCCGGTGGCGAGAAGTCCCTGGTGGCGGTGGCGATGCTGGTCGCGATCTTCCGCGCCCGTCCGTCGCCGTTCTACGTGATGGACGAGGTCGAGGCCGCGCTGGACGACACCAACATGCGACGGCTCATCGGCTTGCTGGAGCAGCTGCGCGAGTCCTCGCAGCTGATCATCATCACGCACCAGAAGCCGACGATGGAGATCGCGGACGCGCTCTACGGCGTGAGCATGCAGGGCGACGGCATCACGAAGGTGATCAGCCAGCGCCTGCGCCAGGAGGCGTAG
- a CDS encoding purine-cytosine permease family protein, with product MTTTEVSENWAENREDYALRPVPSSYQRWSVPSLFGVMFGITTAMFFFSWGGTLVHAYGTVNLVVGLLVATVIVGALAYLWTSAASRSGLGSDLLTRGAGFGFLGSTVTSLIFAVNSLLFFAFEGSIMANAVMAQWPSVPRWLVYAGAGAVFIPLTWYGLRLVNILMWVTLPVFAVFMALTIWHAAHTPVEAGFWSYRPAAGAGPDAGPPVLQLLAAAFGVAGTIPVAADFGRFIPARRRRLGSFVVGPVFAAVTFLGPTLLGAWLSLRFGETDPGKYLPGVFGVWGVLFVVTTQLRINLSNAYSGSLQFAGFFCRVFGVTPGRHWFVVLTVVLGGALMFGDLYSRLNAVLTFGGVFMLAWIACVVADMTINKRLLRLSPPQFEYRRSRLPALNPVGLGAIAGALVVSVPPAFGLFGPLGMTLAPFVAAAAAFVLVPAIALATKGRYYTVASTAEEVVPGDDLVRCVVCSERHAPADFVSCPFHRGAICSVCCAAERSCRSLCKNTTAQLERTPA from the coding sequence ATGACCACAACCGAAGTTTCCGAAAACTGGGCCGAAAACCGCGAGGACTACGCGCTGCGCCCGGTGCCCTCGAGCTACCAGCGGTGGAGCGTGCCGTCCCTGTTCGGCGTCATGTTCGGCATCACCACTGCGATGTTCTTCTTCTCCTGGGGCGGCACGCTCGTGCACGCCTACGGCACCGTCAACCTCGTCGTCGGGCTGCTCGTCGCGACCGTGATCGTCGGCGCGCTGGCCTACCTGTGGACCAGCGCGGCCTCCCGCAGCGGTCTCGGCTCCGACCTGCTGACCCGCGGCGCCGGGTTCGGTTTCCTCGGATCGACGGTGACGTCGCTGATCTTCGCCGTGAACTCGCTGCTGTTCTTCGCGTTCGAGGGCTCGATCATGGCGAACGCGGTGATGGCGCAGTGGCCGTCAGTGCCGCGGTGGCTGGTCTACGCCGGTGCGGGTGCCGTGTTCATCCCGCTGACCTGGTACGGCCTGCGCCTGGTGAACATCCTGATGTGGGTGACGCTTCCCGTGTTCGCGGTGTTCATGGCCCTGACCATCTGGCATGCCGCGCACACGCCCGTCGAGGCCGGCTTCTGGTCCTACCGGCCGGCCGCCGGTGCCGGTCCGGATGCCGGGCCACCGGTGCTGCAGCTGCTCGCCGCGGCCTTCGGTGTCGCCGGGACCATCCCCGTCGCGGCGGACTTCGGCCGGTTCATCCCGGCGCGGCGCCGGCGGCTGGGGTCGTTCGTGGTTGGCCCGGTCTTCGCCGCGGTGACGTTCCTCGGCCCGACGCTGCTCGGTGCGTGGCTGTCGCTGCGGTTCGGTGAGACCGACCCCGGCAAGTACCTGCCCGGCGTGTTCGGGGTGTGGGGTGTGCTGTTCGTCGTCACCACCCAGCTGCGGATCAACCTCAGCAACGCCTACTCCGGGTCGCTGCAGTTCGCCGGGTTCTTCTGCCGCGTGTTCGGGGTGACGCCCGGCCGGCACTGGTTCGTCGTGCTGACCGTGGTCCTCGGTGGCGCGCTGATGTTCGGTGACCTCTACAGCAGGCTCAACGCGGTTCTCACGTTCGGTGGCGTCTTCATGCTGGCGTGGATCGCGTGCGTGGTCGCGGACATGACGATCAACAAGCGGCTGCTGCGTCTTTCCCCGCCGCAGTTCGAGTACCGCCGGTCGCGGCTGCCCGCGCTCAACCCGGTTGGTCTGGGCGCCATCGCGGGCGCGCTCGTCGTGTCGGTTCCCCCGGCGTTCGGACTGTTCGGGCCGCTGGGCATGACATTGGCTCCGTTCGTGGCGGCAGCCGCGGCGTTCGTCCTCGTGCCGGCGATCGCCCTGGCGACGAAGGGCCGGTACTACACCGTCGCCTCCACCGCGGAGGAGGTCGTTCCCGGTGACGATCTCGTGCGCTGCGTCGTGTGTT